A genomic window from Leptolyngbya sp. NIES-2104 includes:
- a CDS encoding glycosyltransferase, which produces MLTTISLITTVYNRDRYLAQTLDSILAQTYPHFELLIWDDGSTDNSIDIAHDYAQRDDRIRVMQSPHNQGFPQSIKAAIAATTAPYFGWVDSDDLLAPTALAETVAALDAHPDIGLVYTNHLLIDEQGNDRGLGRQCRIPYSKDRLLVDFMVFHFRLIRRSCYEEVGGIDPTISCAEDYDLCLKLSEVTEIHHLPKPLYRYRRHDHNVTNNQVEVIRSAQQAIQNALERRGLNQAYELKITPTFSLRSKPTITPASTLPKIAPVSLNPLVSIVIPAYNAAPHLQRCLRSCLAQHYDNLEIILVDNGSTDNTIKIAQMVAQSANRPFHMLQCSERGANQARTLGMDSAQGDFIQWLDADDELAPDKILLQVLALTQQPEYDIAYGDWHWWFWQNDDCFARLRFVDRPYRDFLLESLLDNWRPPHSYLLRRRAALRLQQLNAWNPETTVYMDREYFTLAVLLNDRFLYVPGSEVRYHRWALTQVSRQATYLDRVINRKRLFRRFQDVGMLSQAEKLTAQHQFLLQQSWELWQPTFTLVEEGGFRLFQTEQPEPFEITWQQANLARALLKAPTPRTLEDYAREVMQVLWQEILVELTQAGVMLEYDLIVDKLAWRIGSKTTNAAIQAVPEVSSLEVSLHPLLTQVPLFTPLLSEERFVVQQFLDQLRRDRCLQPVPL; this is translated from the coding sequence ATGCTCACAACGATCTCGCTCATCACTACCGTTTACAACCGCGATCGCTATCTCGCCCAAACCCTGGATAGCATTCTCGCCCAAACCTACCCCCACTTTGAACTGCTGATCTGGGATGACGGTTCAACCGATAATTCGATCGACATTGCCCACGACTACGCTCAACGCGATGATCGCATTCGCGTGATGCAATCCCCCCACAATCAAGGCTTTCCCCAATCTATCAAAGCCGCGATCGCTGCCACGACTGCCCCTTATTTCGGTTGGGTCGATAGCGATGACCTCCTCGCCCCGACTGCCCTTGCCGAAACGGTTGCCGCTTTAGATGCCCATCCTGATATCGGTTTAGTCTACACCAATCATCTGCTGATCGATGAGCAAGGCAACGATCGAGGTCTCGGACGACAATGCCGCATTCCCTACTCGAAAGACCGCCTGCTCGTAGACTTCATGGTGTTCCACTTTCGATTGATACGGCGATCGTGCTACGAGGAAGTGGGCGGCATCGATCCGACGATCTCATGTGCCGAAGATTATGACCTTTGCCTCAAACTCTCTGAAGTCACTGAAATTCATCATCTGCCAAAACCGCTGTATCGTTATCGTCGTCACGATCACAATGTCACCAACAATCAAGTTGAAGTCATTCGATCAGCACAGCAAGCGATTCAAAATGCACTTGAGCGGCGCGGATTGAATCAAGCGTATGAGTTGAAAATCACACCGACCTTTTCTCTACGTTCCAAGCCAACCATCACGCCGGCTTCGACGCTACCGAAGATCGCACCTGTTTCACTCAATCCGCTCGTCTCGATCGTCATTCCAGCTTACAACGCGGCTCCTCACCTTCAGCGCTGTTTGCGAAGCTGTCTCGCTCAACACTATGACAATCTAGAAATTATTCTGGTAGATAACGGTTCGACAGATAACACCATAAAGATTGCACAAATGGTAGCTCAATCTGCAAATCGCCCATTCCACATGCTTCAGTGCTCAGAACGAGGTGCAAATCAGGCTCGTACACTCGGCATGGACTCCGCACAAGGCGATTTCATTCAATGGCTTGATGCCGACGACGAGCTTGCACCGGATAAAATTCTGCTGCAAGTGCTGGCATTAACTCAGCAACCAGAGTACGACATTGCTTATGGAGATTGGCACTGGTGGTTTTGGCAAAACGATGATTGTTTTGCGCGATTGCGTTTTGTCGATCGTCCTTACAGAGACTTTCTGCTGGAGAGTTTGCTGGATAACTGGCGACCGCCCCATTCGTACTTGTTACGCCGGAGGGCTGCTCTGCGATTGCAGCAGTTGAATGCGTGGAATCCAGAGACGACGGTGTACATGGATCGTGAGTATTTTACCCTAGCAGTGCTATTGAACGATCGCTTCCTCTATGTGCCCGGAAGTGAAGTGCGCTATCACCGCTGGGCACTGACGCAGGTAAGCCGCCAAGCCACTTATCTCGATCGCGTCATCAATCGCAAACGGCTATTTCGTCGATTTCAAGATGTAGGGATGCTGTCTCAAGCAGAAAAGCTCACAGCACAGCACCAGTTTTTATTGCAGCAGTCTTGGGAGCTTTGGCAGCCTACTTTTACCTTGGTTGAAGAGGGCGGGTTTAGACTGTTCCAAACCGAGCAACCGGAACCTTTTGAAATCACTTGGCAGCAAGCAAATCTGGCGCGAGCATTGCTAAAAGCGCCAACGCCTCGCACCTTGGAGGACTATGCCCGTGAGGTGATGCAAGTGCTCTGGCAAGAGATTTTGGTGGAACTGACGCAAGCGGGAGTGATGCTTGAGTATGATTTGATTGTAGATAAGTTAGCTTGGCGAATTGGTAGCAAGACGACGAATGCAGCAATTCAAGCAGTTCCAGAGGTATCCTCTCTTGAAGTGTCGTTGCATCCGCTACTCACACAGGTTCCTCTGTTCACTCCGTTATTGAGCGAAGAAAGGTTTGTAGTGCAGCAGTTTCTCGATCAACTTCGTCGCGATCGCTGCTTACAACCCGTTCCCTTATAA
- a CDS encoding site-specific DNA-methyltransferase, translating into MVISGQAADSTQLSLNVVTEHGTIHNLQETASSIQLQYSHSHGELYQGDSVEWLRSLADQSVDLIFADPPYNIKKADWDSFESQEQYIDWSMQWIREASRVLKLTGSLYICGFSEILADLKHPASKYFHSCRWLIWYYKNKANLGSDWGRAHESILHFRKFSKAKLNTDDVRIPYGAHTLKYPSHPQAETSAYGKGETKKHSNWLPNPKGAKPKDVIEIPTTCNGMGETTPHPTQKPEELLRKFILASSQEGDLVIDPFSGSGTTAVVAEQLNRRWMGCDLNSEYNQWAVRRIENVRRLTKDEWIAYDRKNAERRESIR; encoded by the coding sequence GTGGTCATTTCTGGTCAGGCAGCAGATTCAACGCAGCTTTCTCTGAATGTTGTAACCGAACACGGTACAATACACAATCTCCAAGAAACCGCTTCATCAATTCAATTGCAGTACAGTCATTCTCATGGAGAGCTTTATCAAGGAGACTCAGTTGAGTGGCTCCGATCGCTTGCTGACCAGAGTGTAGACTTAATTTTCGCCGATCCGCCTTACAACATCAAGAAAGCTGACTGGGATAGTTTTGAGAGTCAAGAGCAGTATATTGACTGGTCGATGCAATGGATTCGCGAAGCGTCGCGAGTACTTAAGCTGACCGGATCGCTTTATATTTGCGGCTTCTCAGAAATTTTAGCTGATCTTAAACATCCCGCCTCTAAATATTTTCATAGCTGCCGCTGGTTGATTTGGTATTACAAAAATAAAGCCAACTTGGGTAGCGATTGGGGGCGAGCGCATGAAAGTATTCTTCATTTTCGTAAATTCAGCAAAGCTAAGCTGAACACCGACGATGTAAGGATTCCTTACGGTGCTCATACTCTAAAGTATCCATCTCATCCCCAAGCCGAAACAAGTGCGTACGGAAAAGGGGAAACCAAGAAACATAGCAATTGGTTGCCAAACCCAAAAGGCGCGAAACCCAAGGACGTGATCGAAATTCCAACGACTTGCAATGGAATGGGTGAAACAACGCCACATCCCACACAGAAACCAGAGGAGCTTTTACGTAAGTTTATTCTTGCCTCATCACAAGAAGGAGATCTAGTAATCGACCCCTTTTCTGGTTCTGGAACGACGGCTGTAGTTGCTGAGCAATTAAATCGCCGCTGGATGGGCTGCGACCTTAATTCTGAATATAATCAGTGGGCGGTTCGACGAATTGAGAATGTTCGCCGTCTAACCAAAGATGAATGGATCGCCTACGATCGCAAAAACGCTGAGCGGCGCGAATCAATTCGATGA
- a CDS encoding TniQ family protein has product MIELLNDGWIFQIAPLRGESLGHYLGRFRRANCLSQSALAELMLMDARLLRGLEMPSLGQPLNAEQLKKLVCFLRLSETELAAMLPPVRSQLHLATRLCPKCYAEEPIHRQAWQRTEVKHCDRHNAPLLTACPACYTTFRLPALWENGCCECCWLPFHQMHPFDSDLHQLG; this is encoded by the coding sequence ATGATTGAGTTGCTTAATGACGGTTGGATATTTCAGATTGCTCCGCTTCGTGGAGAAAGCTTAGGGCATTATCTGGGTCGATTTCGCCGAGCCAACTGCTTAAGTCAAAGTGCGTTGGCAGAACTGATGTTGATGGATGCACGATTGCTGCGAGGATTAGAAATGCCGTCACTGGGGCAGCCATTAAACGCGGAGCAATTGAAAAAACTTGTCTGCTTTCTGAGGTTGTCTGAAACCGAGCTTGCAGCAATGTTGCCACCAGTGCGATCGCAACTCCATCTCGCAACACGACTTTGCCCTAAATGCTATGCAGAAGAACCAATTCATCGTCAAGCGTGGCAGCGAACTGAAGTTAAACACTGCGATCGCCACAATGCTCCATTACTCACCGCTTGCCCTGCGTGTTACACTACATTTCGATTACCCGCACTGTGGGAAAACGGGTGCTGCGAATGCTGCTGGCTGCCCTTTCATCAGATGCACCCGTTCGATTCAGATTTGCATCAACTTGGCTGA
- a CDS encoding TniB family NTP-binding protein, with amino-acid sequence MVNPDEINEQSVPSEQPETAPQLNPDIARLQRRWIVELEQMRRFHQWLDEKRTARQPCRVVGDSRTGKTTACDTYRLKHPPTLITGQPPHIPVVSWQSPPDSGNRDLFEGILQALRYQLNRGTLSEMRSRVYRTLKACQVEMLIVDEAHRLRRGTFSELQDILDVLQIAIVLVGTDRLDAVMPRDEQVHRRFIASHRYERLTSAQLVETSAIWETHVLRLPEPSHLGSAKMQKILGPVTGGYLGLLDRILRESAVRALSRGLKRIEFNILNEVAAECR; translated from the coding sequence GTGGTGAACCCCGACGAAATCAATGAACAATCTGTACCCAGTGAGCAACCTGAAACAGCCCCCCAACTCAATCCCGACATTGCCCGATTGCAACGCCGCTGGATTGTGGAATTAGAGCAAATGCGGCGATTTCATCAGTGGCTCGATGAGAAGCGGACTGCACGGCAACCCTGTCGAGTAGTGGGCGATTCGCGGACGGGAAAAACGACCGCGTGTGATACTTATCGATTGAAACACCCGCCAACCTTGATTACTGGACAACCGCCGCACATTCCGGTGGTATCGTGGCAATCGCCGCCCGATAGTGGCAATCGCGATTTGTTTGAAGGCATTTTGCAAGCCCTGCGATACCAACTCAATCGCGGTACGTTGTCGGAAATGCGAAGCCGCGTGTATCGCACTCTCAAAGCCTGCCAAGTTGAAATGCTGATTGTGGATGAAGCGCATCGACTGCGGCGTGGCACTTTTTCTGAGCTTCAAGACATTTTGGATGTGTTGCAAATTGCGATCGTGCTTGTGGGAACGGATCGCTTAGATGCGGTGATGCCGCGTGATGAACAAGTGCATCGCCGGTTTATTGCCAGCCATCGCTATGAACGGCTTACGAGTGCCCAATTGGTCGAAACGAGCGCCATTTGGGAAACTCATGTGTTGCGATTGCCGGAACCCTCTCATTTAGGCAGTGCCAAAATGCAAAAAATTCTCGGACCTGTCACGGGTGGGTATCTGGGATTACTCGATCGCATTTTACGCGAATCAGCAGTACGAGCCTTGTCACGCGGACTGAAGCGAATTGAGTTCAACATTTTGAATGAAGTGGCTGCCGAATGTCGATGA
- a CDS encoding Mu transposase C-terminal domain-containing protein: MEQAKPIPVPDSTPITVRSGELTIDEQQRVKAMQRLANAPDRPTYLALQQEIAQQLNMTVRNVQLLMKAWQTEGVAGVVRQGRSDRGERRLDEDWTNYILQTYRAGNRGGRRMSRAQVAVRVAARALEIGDNNPPSRASVYRVLQSEMDRQEERSRSRSIGWSGETLILRTREGLEVVVRESNQVWQCDHTRVDLLVVDQVGEVLGRPWLTTIVDTHSRCIIGIHLGMEAPSAVVVCLALRHAILPKQYSSAYELTQLWGTYGIPQYLYTDGGKEFNSKHLEQVANELKIVLCQRRYPAEGGIVERPFGTLNTELFANLPGYTGSSTKRRPKQAETNASLTLMQLEKQIVRYLVDRYNQGIDPRIGDQTRLGRWESDRLAQLPLLSDRELDICLMRRDRRTVYRGGYIQFANLNYRGEHLEGYTGSWVVLRYNPRDITSILIYREDGGKDIFLSRAHATGLETEILSYAEAQAMSRRLRQAGKTISNQSMFEEVRSRDRDIEEQQRRKTKRSVQSATPKATRKVIEPASPDSASTAAIESEDEAPVEIVVPDVRVYDYEALKQEFDLW; the protein is encoded by the coding sequence ATGGAGCAAGCCAAGCCAATACCCGTTCCAGATAGCACCCCGATCACAGTGCGATCGGGCGAGTTAACGATCGACGAACAACAGCGCGTCAAAGCGATGCAGCGATTGGCGAATGCGCCGGATCGTCCAACCTATCTTGCACTTCAGCAGGAGATTGCCCAGCAATTGAACATGACCGTGCGAAACGTCCAGCTTTTGATGAAAGCGTGGCAAACCGAAGGTGTCGCTGGAGTCGTCCGACAAGGACGATCAGATCGTGGAGAACGGCGACTCGACGAAGACTGGACGAATTACATTCTGCAAACGTATCGTGCTGGGAATCGAGGTGGACGCAGAATGAGCCGAGCGCAAGTGGCAGTGCGCGTGGCAGCACGGGCATTGGAAATTGGAGACAACAATCCACCGAGCCGAGCGAGTGTTTATCGGGTTTTGCAAAGTGAAATGGATCGACAGGAGGAAAGATCGCGTTCTCGCTCGATTGGCTGGAGTGGCGAAACCTTAATTCTGAGAACCCGTGAAGGTTTAGAAGTCGTGGTCAGAGAGAGCAATCAAGTGTGGCAATGTGATCACACCCGCGTGGATTTACTGGTTGTGGATCAAGTCGGAGAAGTGCTAGGAAGACCGTGGTTAACGACGATCGTCGATACTCATTCGCGCTGCATCATTGGCATTCATCTCGGAATGGAAGCACCGAGCGCCGTCGTGGTGTGTTTAGCTCTACGTCATGCAATCTTACCAAAGCAATACAGTTCAGCTTACGAACTCACACAACTTTGGGGAACCTATGGAATTCCGCAATATCTCTACACCGATGGCGGCAAAGAATTCAATTCTAAACACCTGGAGCAAGTCGCAAATGAACTGAAGATTGTCCTGTGTCAGCGGCGGTATCCAGCAGAGGGCGGCATTGTCGAGCGACCGTTTGGAACCCTGAATACTGAACTCTTTGCGAACTTACCGGGTTACACCGGAAGCAGTACCAAACGCCGTCCGAAGCAAGCTGAAACGAATGCCAGTCTCACTTTGATGCAATTGGAAAAGCAAATTGTGCGCTACCTTGTGGATCGCTACAACCAAGGGATTGATCCAAGAATTGGCGATCAAACGCGCTTGGGACGCTGGGAATCGGATCGGCTGGCTCAACTTCCCTTGCTCAGCGATCGCGAATTAGATATTTGCCTCATGCGACGCGATCGACGAACTGTGTATCGCGGCGGTTACATCCAGTTCGCCAACTTGAACTATCGCGGTGAGCATTTAGAAGGCTACACCGGAAGCTGGGTGGTACTGCGATATAATCCCCGCGACATCACCAGCATTCTGATTTACCGCGAAGACGGGGGCAAAGATATCTTTCTCAGTCGTGCTCATGCCACGGGACTGGAAACCGAAATCTTATCCTATGCCGAAGCGCAGGCAATGAGTCGGCGGTTACGACAAGCTGGAAAAACAATCAGCAACCAATCGATGTTTGAGGAAGTGCGATCGCGCGATCGAGACATCGAGGAACAACAACGGCGGAAAACTAAACGATCCGTGCAAAGTGCAACACCAAAGGCAACGCGCAAAGTGATTGAACCTGCTTCTCCAGACTCTGCTTCCACCGCTGCGATCGAGTCAGAGGACGAAGCGCCCGTTGAGATCGTCGTTCCCGATGTGCGGGTGTATGACTATGAAGCCTTGAAACAGGAGTTTGATCTGTGGTGA
- a CDS encoding Uma2 family endonuclease, producing the protein MTQALEKPKSSQDKITVYHDRTWEQFKYIQKGLDGSPGVRLAFYEGVVEIFMPGQPHEIFKKVIAALLESFFLHWGIRVIPTGSVTQEQEGVASAEADESYCFGNVKPIPDLSIEVVFTSGTTAKLRRYQALGVPEVWFWQDGLLTLHRLGESGYTRIYRSQIPELAQLDIELLSRCVLIGETGWLEAVRTFRDAIAQR; encoded by the coding sequence ATGACGCAAGCACTTGAGAAGCCAAAATCATCACAAGATAAGATTACGGTCTACCACGATCGCACTTGGGAACAGTTCAAGTACATTCAGAAAGGCTTGGACGGCTCTCCTGGTGTGCGGTTGGCTTTTTACGAGGGAGTGGTGGAAATTTTCATGCCCGGACAACCGCACGAAATCTTTAAGAAAGTGATCGCGGCTCTGCTTGAATCATTCTTTCTACACTGGGGCATTCGAGTGATTCCGACCGGATCTGTAACGCAAGAGCAAGAAGGGGTCGCGTCTGCCGAAGCGGATGAATCCTACTGCTTTGGCAATGTGAAACCGATTCCCGATCTGTCAATCGAGGTGGTTTTTACTAGCGGAACAACCGCGAAACTGAGACGGTATCAAGCATTAGGAGTCCCTGAAGTCTGGTTCTGGCAAGATGGACTTTTGACCTTGCATCGCTTAGGAGAGAGCGGGTACACCAGAATCTATCGCAGTCAGATCCCAGAATTGGCGCAGTTGGATATCGAGCTATTGTCCCGCTGCGTTCTCATTGGTGAAACAGGTTGGCTAGAGGCTGTTCGGACGTTCAGAGACGCGATCGCGCAGCGGTGA